A genomic window from Methanobrevibacter sp. TLL-48-HuF1 includes:
- a CDS encoding zinc ribbon domain-containing protein — MQKSNVIRMINMEFDSNMKFCQSCAMPMTEELYGSNKDGSKNEDYCIYCYENGEFTADISMEEMIDFCVPKTVENTDMDEKTVRKMLNETFPQLKRWK; from the coding sequence ATGCAAAAATCTAATGTTATAAGGATGATTAATATGGAATTTGATTCAAATATGAAATTCTGTCAGTCCTGTGCAATGCCAATGACTGAAGAATTATATGGCAGCAACAAAGATGGCAGTAAAAACGAAGATTACTGTATTTACTGCTATGAAAATGGTGAATTTACAGCAGATATATCTATGGAAGAAATGATTGATTTTTGTGTTCCAAAAACTGTCGAAAATACAGACATGGATGAAAAAACAGTTAGAAAAATGTTAAATGAAACATTTCCACAACTTAAAAGATGGAAATGA
- a CDS encoding YitT family protein has translation MIGVCILSFAVGVSIKSELGVTPINSIPYAIALITNIDVGLSSVLFYLVVIFIQKPILKERYHPKRLLQLVSAFLFGYFVDFSLWVLAPIQNLSLMGKFLMLALSIILIAVGILIMMPANIAPLPGEGLIEAIAIAADKKFSSVKICIDSSMVIITVILCWIFLGDVLGSVSIGTVISAACTGFVVRQFHDLYKYFTGKDIRVVNKE, from the coding sequence ATAATCGGAGTATGCATACTGTCTTTTGCTGTAGGAGTTTCAATCAAATCTGAATTGGGTGTTACTCCAATTAACTCCATTCCCTATGCAATAGCTTTAATTACAAATATCGATGTAGGTTTGTCATCAGTTTTATTTTATCTGGTAGTTATTTTTATACAAAAACCAATTTTGAAAGAGAGATATCATCCGAAAAGACTTCTTCAATTAGTCAGTGCTTTTTTATTCGGATATTTTGTTGATTTTTCATTGTGGGTACTGGCACCGATTCAGAATCTTTCACTAATGGGGAAGTTTCTGATGCTGGCTTTAAGCATAATTCTTATAGCTGTCGGAATTTTAATAATGATGCCTGCAAATATTGCACCGCTTCCTGGAGAAGGTCTTATAGAAGCAATAGCTATAGCTGCTGATAAGAAATTTTCATCAGTTAAAATATGTATTGATTCATCAATGGTGATAATAACAGTTATTTTATGCTGGATATTTTTAGGTGATGTCTTGGGAAGTGTAAGTATAGGTACAGTAATCTCAGCAGCATGTACTGGTTTTGTTGTAAGGCAGTTCCATGATTTGTATAAGTATTTTACAGGTAAGGACATTAGGGTTGTTAATAAAGAATAA
- a CDS encoding archease yields the protein MKKFEFFDVTADIGFYAYGNNLNEAFENAGLALFNIISKTEYIEPITSKSFEITSEDKVSLLYDFLEELLFLHEIEFMLFSQFKVTINKTDDGYHLNATIEGEGINWDKHYRGDEVKAITFHKMNIIEKDIVKLSAIVDL from the coding sequence ATGAAAAAATTTGAATTTTTTGATGTAACTGCAGATATAGGATTTTATGCTTATGGAAACAACTTAAACGAGGCTTTTGAAAATGCAGGATTGGCATTATTTAATATAATTTCTAAAACAGAATATATAGAACCCATAACTTCCAAATCATTTGAAATAACTTCAGAAGACAAAGTTTCTTTATTGTATGATTTTTTAGAGGAACTTTTATTTTTGCATGAAATAGAATTCATGTTATTTTCACAATTTAAAGTCACGATTAATAAAACAGATGACGGATATCACTTAAATGCAACAATTGAAGGTGAAGGGATTAATTGGGATAAACATTATCGCGGTGATGAAGTTAAAGCTATAACATTTCACAAAATGAATATTATTGAAAAAGATATTGTAAAACTTTCAGCAATTGTGGATTTATGA
- a CDS encoding 6-hydroxymethylpterin diphosphokinase MptE-like protein, which translates to MNFGLWENYYKKILEDFGFKREDDEKTAQVLDDLLFEQGCLTLEDLYEKVDFSTKFIIFGAGPSLKDHIKKIKTEYDLFDYVLVAADGATTALTEEKIVPDIIATDLDGKIDDILYANAYGANLVIHGHGNNLEAILKYTPFFDNVLGTTQAQAHGNLYNFGGFTDGDRAMFLAVALGATELILAGMDFGNVVTKYSRPNIAEDTAKADKIKTKKLEYAELFTKWIDDNEDVKIINLKS; encoded by the coding sequence ATGAATTTTGGCCTTTGGGAAAATTATTATAAAAAAATATTGGAAGATTTCGGATTTAAAAGAGAAGATGATGAAAAAACTGCTCAGGTATTGGATGACCTTCTTTTTGAACAGGGCTGCTTAACACTGGAAGATTTATATGAAAAAGTAGATTTTTCCACTAAATTCATAATATTTGGAGCAGGACCATCTTTAAAAGACCATATTAAAAAAATAAAAACGGAATATGATTTGTTTGATTATGTTTTAGTAGCTGCAGACGGAGCAACAACAGCTTTAACTGAAGAAAAAATAGTTCCTGATATAATAGCCACTGATCTGGATGGGAAAATAGATGATATTTTATATGCAAATGCATATGGTGCAAATTTAGTTATTCACGGTCATGGAAATAATCTGGAAGCAATTTTAAAATACACTCCATTTTTTGACAATGTTTTAGGAACAACACAAGCTCAGGCACATGGAAATCTCTATAATTTTGGGGGATTTACAGACGGAGATAGAGCAATGTTTTTGGCTGTTGCACTTGGAGCCACTGAATTGATATTGGCTGGAATGGATTTTGGAAATGTTGTAACTAAATACTCAAGACCAAATATTGCAGAAGATACTGCTAAAGCAGATAAAATTAAAACAAAAAAATTGGAGTATGCAGAATTGTTTACAAAGTGGATTGACGATAATGAAGATGTTAAAATTATTAATTTAAAGTCATAA
- a CDS encoding ORC1-type DNA replication protein produces the protein MISMGIEDILMHDESLFQNINAFDPDYVPPNYNYRDRQMEAMAMAIRPAISGGQPSNSVVLGSCATGKTTAIRKVFELVEKSTEKVTCVYINCQLHTTRFGIFSQIYKKLFGHIPPETGVPFSRIYDQIMHKLQSDKKALIVALDDVNYLFQSKAANKVFYDLLRAYEEYPGVKTGIFAILSDLEFRYAFDKNVNTVFIPQDITFQPYNYSEIEDILKDRVNAGFFPGVMGDEILELVAMHTYDVGDLRVGINLLRSCGNIAEAEASREITEEHFQKAVDSLVSVQISETLKSLNDTEKALLKIISDSDKIFTAGELSELFKEKENVSYATFNRTLEKLEFLRLVDTKFTGKGSRGNSREIILRFNPCDFKL, from the coding sequence ATGATAAGTATGGGAATTGAAGATATTTTAATGCATGATGAAAGTCTTTTTCAAAATATAAATGCTTTTGATCCGGATTATGTGCCTCCGAATTATAATTATAGGGATAGGCAAATGGAAGCTATGGCAATGGCAATAAGACCTGCTATAAGTGGGGGACAGCCATCAAATTCTGTTGTTTTAGGTTCATGTGCAACTGGAAAAACAACAGCTATTAGAAAAGTATTTGAATTAGTTGAAAAAAGCACAGAAAAAGTCACTTGTGTTTATATAAACTGTCAGCTTCATACAACACGTTTTGGAATATTTTCACAAATTTATAAAAAGCTATTTGGCCATATTCCTCCGGAAACAGGAGTTCCATTTTCAAGAATTTATGACCAAATCATGCATAAACTTCAATCAGATAAAAAAGCATTAATCGTTGCATTGGATGATGTTAATTATTTATTCCAAAGTAAGGCCGCCAATAAAGTATTTTATGATTTGTTAAGAGCATATGAAGAATATCCTGGTGTTAAAACTGGAATTTTTGCAATATTGTCTGATCTGGAATTCAGGTATGCCTTTGATAAAAATGTAAATACTGTTTTTATACCTCAGGACATTACATTTCAGCCATATAATTATTCAGAAATTGAAGATATCTTAAAAGACAGGGTAAATGCAGGTTTTTTTCCCGGTGTAATGGGTGATGAAATCCTTGAATTGGTAGCTATGCATACTTATGATGTCGGAGACTTAAGAGTAGGCATTAATCTTTTAAGGTCTTGCGGCAATATTGCTGAAGCTGAAGCATCTAGAGAAATTACAGAGGAACATTTCCAAAAAGCAGTTGATTCTTTAGTTTCAGTACAAATCTCAGAAACTTTAAAATCATTAAATGATACTGAAAAGGCATTATTAAAAATAATTTCAGATTCAGATAAGATTTTTACAGCCGGAGAGTTATCGGAACTGTTTAAAGAAAAAGAAAATGTAAGTTATGCTACCTTTAACAGAACCCTTGAAAAATTGGAGTTTTTAAGATTAGTTGACACAAAATTCACAGGAAAAGGGTCAAGAGGAAATTCCAGAGAAATTATTTTACGTTTTAACCCTTGTGATTTTAAATTATGA